The following coding sequences lie in one Mycobacterium gordonae genomic window:
- a CDS encoding MBL fold metallo-hydrolase, whose protein sequence is MSGQTQLVQITDKVHLAHGPAVNWTLVTDDTGVMLIDAGYPGDRGEVLTSLRKLGYGPADVRAILLTHAHIDHLGTAIWFAAEHGTPVYCHADEVGHAKREYLEQVAIGDLALRLWRPRWAAWTVHVVRSGGLIRDGIPTTQALTPAVAAGLPGHPQPVFSPGHTNGHCSYLVDGVLASGDALITGHPLIRQDGPQLLPAIFSYSQQNCIQTLSVLGQVQSEVLAPGHGPLWRGAMREATDAALKRARAS, encoded by the coding sequence ATGTCCGGCCAGACACAGCTTGTTCAGATAACCGACAAGGTTCACCTCGCACACGGCCCCGCGGTCAACTGGACGCTGGTAACCGACGACACCGGCGTCATGCTGATCGACGCCGGCTATCCGGGTGACCGCGGGGAGGTGCTGACCTCGCTGCGCAAGCTCGGTTACGGACCCGCCGATGTGCGCGCGATCCTGCTGACCCACGCCCATATCGACCATCTGGGCACCGCCATCTGGTTCGCCGCCGAGCACGGCACGCCGGTGTACTGCCACGCCGACGAGGTGGGTCACGCTAAGCGCGAATACCTGGAACAGGTGGCGATCGGTGACCTCGCGCTGCGGCTGTGGCGCCCGCGCTGGGCGGCGTGGACGGTGCACGTGGTGCGCAGTGGCGGCCTGATCCGTGACGGGATACCGACCACGCAAGCATTGACGCCGGCGGTTGCCGCTGGATTGCCCGGCCACCCCCAGCCCGTGTTCAGTCCCGGACACACCAACGGCCATTGCTCATATCTGGTCGACGGGGTGCTGGCCAGTGGCGACGCGCTCATCACCGGCCATCCGCTGATCCGTCAGGACGGACCGCAATTGCTTCCCGCCATCTTCAGCTACAGCCAGCAGAACTGCATCCAGACCCTGTCGGTGCTGGGCCAGGTGCAAAGCGAAGTGCTGGCCCCCGGCCACGGCCCGCTGTGGCGTGGGGCGATGCGCGAGGCCACCGACGCGGCACTCAAGCGCGCCCGGGCGAGCTGA
- the pta gene encoding phosphate acetyltransferase has product MSASSIYIAAPESETGKSTIALGLMHRLAATVAKVGVFRPITRHGEERDYILELLLEHSTAGLTYEQCVGVTYQQLHDDSDAAIARVVEAYHAVAEHCDAVVIVGSDYTDVTSPAELSVNARIAVNLGAPVLLTVRGTRRTPDEVASVVEVCLAELSAQRAHTAAVVANRCEPGDLQAVADALRKFTPRAYVLPEEPLLAAPTVAELTAAVDGTPIRGDEQLAQREVMGVMVAGMTADHCLERLRDGMAVITPGDRSDVVLAVVSAHAAEGFPSLSCLVLNGGFDLHPSIAALVAGLRLRLPIIATALGTYDAASAAATARGRVTASSQRKIDTALQLMDRHVDADDLLEQLTIPIPTVTTPQMFTHQLQERARTDRKHIVLPEGEDDRILRSAGRLLQRSVADLTILGDESQVRSRAAELGVSLDDATVIDPRGSDLHEQFAQQYADLRKAKGVTLEQAREIMNDATYFGTMLVYNGKVDGMVSGAVHTTAHTVRPALEIIRTVPDVSTVSSIFLMCLPDRVLAYGDCAIIPNPTTEQLADIAISSARTAAQFGIVPRVAMLSYSTGDSGSGADVEKVRKATELVRSRDPQLLVEGPIQYDAAVDPSVAATKMRDSPVAGRATVLIFPDLNTGNNTYKAVQRSAGAIAIGPVLQGLRKPVNDLSRGALVEDIVNTVAITAIQAQGIHG; this is encoded by the coding sequence GTGTCCGCCTCCAGCATCTACATCGCGGCGCCCGAATCGGAGACCGGCAAGTCCACGATCGCCCTGGGGCTGATGCACCGGCTGGCGGCCACGGTCGCCAAAGTCGGTGTCTTCCGGCCCATTACGCGCCACGGTGAAGAACGGGACTACATCCTGGAGCTGCTGCTCGAGCACTCCACCGCGGGCCTCACCTACGAGCAGTGCGTCGGGGTGACTTACCAGCAGTTGCACGACGACAGCGACGCCGCGATCGCGCGCGTCGTCGAGGCATACCACGCGGTGGCCGAGCACTGCGACGCGGTGGTGATCGTCGGCAGCGACTACACCGACGTGACCAGTCCGGCCGAACTCTCGGTGAACGCGCGCATCGCGGTCAACCTGGGTGCGCCGGTGCTGCTGACCGTGCGTGGCACGCGTCGCACCCCAGACGAGGTCGCCAGCGTCGTCGAGGTGTGTCTGGCCGAGCTGTCCGCGCAGCGGGCGCACACCGCGGCCGTCGTCGCCAACCGGTGTGAACCCGGCGACCTGCAGGCCGTCGCGGACGCGTTGCGCAAGTTCACCCCGCGGGCCTACGTGCTGCCCGAGGAGCCGCTGTTGGCCGCGCCGACGGTGGCCGAACTGACGGCCGCGGTCGACGGGACACCGATCCGCGGTGACGAGCAACTGGCCCAGCGCGAGGTGATGGGCGTGATGGTCGCCGGCATGACCGCCGACCACTGCCTGGAGCGGTTGCGGGACGGCATGGCCGTGATCACACCCGGCGACCGCTCGGACGTGGTGCTCGCGGTCGTCAGCGCCCATGCGGCAGAAGGGTTTCCGTCATTGTCGTGTCTGGTGCTCAACGGCGGCTTCGATCTGCACCCGTCGATCGCGGCCTTGGTGGCCGGGCTGCGGCTGCGGCTACCCATCATCGCCACCGCGCTGGGCACCTACGACGCGGCCAGCGCGGCGGCCACGGCGCGCGGCCGGGTCACCGCTTCCTCGCAACGCAAGATCGACACCGCGCTGCAGTTGATGGATCGGCATGTCGATGCCGACGACTTGCTCGAGCAGCTGACCATCCCGATCCCGACGGTCACCACGCCGCAGATGTTCACCCATCAGTTGCAGGAGCGGGCCCGGACGGACCGCAAACACATCGTGTTGCCCGAAGGCGAGGACGACCGGATCCTGCGCTCGGCGGGCCGGCTGCTGCAGCGCTCCGTCGCCGACCTGACCATCCTGGGTGACGAGTCCCAAGTGCGTTCCCGCGCCGCGGAACTCGGCGTCAGCCTGGACGATGCGACGGTGATCGACCCGCGCGGCAGCGACCTGCACGAGCAGTTCGCGCAGCAATACGCCGACCTGCGCAAGGCGAAGGGCGTCACGCTGGAGCAAGCGCGCGAGATCATGAACGATGCCACCTACTTCGGCACCATGCTGGTGTACAACGGCAAAGTGGACGGGATGGTGTCCGGCGCTGTCCACACCACCGCGCACACCGTACGCCCGGCGCTGGAGATCATCCGCACGGTGCCCGACGTGTCCACCGTGTCCAGCATCTTCCTGATGTGTCTGCCCGACCGGGTGCTGGCCTACGGCGACTGCGCCATCATCCCCAACCCGACCACCGAACAGCTTGCCGACATCGCGATCTCTTCGGCGCGCACGGCCGCCCAGTTCGGCATCGTCCCGCGGGTGGCCATGCTGTCCTACTCGACGGGCGACTCGGGCTCCGGCGCAGACGTCGAAAAGGTCCGGAAGGCAACAGAACTGGTGCGGTCCCGGGATCCGCAGCTGCTGGTCGAGGGGCCGATCCAGTACGACGCGGCGGTCGACCCGTCGGTCGCGGCCACCAAGATGCGCGACTCGCCGGTGGCCGGTCGCGCCACCGTGCTGATCTTCCCCGACCTGAACACCGGCAACAACACCTACAAGGCGGTGCAGCGCTCCGCGGGCGCCATCGCTATCGGCCCGGTCCTGCAGGGTCTGCGCAAGCCGGTCAACGACCTGTCCCGGGGCGCATTGGTCGAAGACATCGTCAACACGGTGGCGATCACCGCGATTCAGGCGCAGGGCATCCATGGGTGA
- a CDS encoding NtaA/DmoA family FMN-dependent monooxygenase (This protein belongs to a clade of FMN-dependent monooxygenases, within a broader family of flavin-dependent oxidoreductases, the luciferase-like monooxygenase (LMM) family, some of whose members use coenzyme F420 rather than FMN.) yields MSRKPIHLAAHFPGVNNTTVWTDPAAGSQIEFESFVHLARTAERGLFDFFFLAEGLRLREHRGRIHDLDVVGRPDTFTVLAALAAVTDRIGLTGTINTTFNEPFEVARQFATLDHLSDGRAGWNIVTSSDAFTGANFRRGGFLAHTDRYRRAAEFVTVARMFWDSWTPDAVLRADGVYVDPAGIRSVEFTGSQFDVRGFATLPAGPQGHPVLLQAGDSDEGRDFGARYADALFTLHGSLEDGRRYYSDVKGRARKFGRDPNSLKVFPAATFVLGDTAGEAEDKARHIRGQQVSGATAIVMLEQLWGRELSGFDPDGPLPEFDPVVDSDITQGRVRHGDPVAVARRWRARAEAENLSIRDLVTAATSREQFVGTPTQIADEIDCYVQADACDGFILVPHLTPHGLDEFVDRVVPLLQERGAFRTGYPGGTLRENLGLSDPRSG; encoded by the coding sequence TTGAGCCGCAAGCCGATTCATCTTGCGGCCCACTTCCCGGGTGTCAACAACACGACGGTGTGGACCGACCCGGCCGCGGGTAGTCAGATCGAGTTCGAGTCGTTCGTGCACCTAGCGCGCACCGCCGAACGCGGACTGTTCGACTTCTTCTTCCTGGCCGAAGGATTGCGCCTGCGCGAGCACCGTGGCCGCATACACGACCTGGACGTGGTGGGCCGCCCGGACACCTTCACCGTGCTCGCGGCACTGGCCGCCGTCACCGACCGCATCGGGCTGACCGGAACCATCAACACCACCTTCAACGAACCCTTCGAAGTTGCAAGGCAATTCGCCACGCTTGATCACCTGTCGGATGGCCGGGCGGGCTGGAACATCGTCACGTCGTCGGATGCCTTCACCGGCGCCAACTTTCGCCGGGGTGGTTTTCTCGCCCACACCGACCGCTACCGGCGGGCCGCGGAGTTCGTCACCGTGGCGCGCATGTTCTGGGACAGCTGGACACCGGATGCGGTGCTGCGCGCGGACGGCGTCTACGTGGACCCGGCCGGGATCCGCAGCGTTGAATTCACGGGTTCGCAGTTTGACGTCCGCGGCTTCGCGACCCTGCCGGCGGGCCCACAAGGCCACCCGGTGCTGCTGCAGGCTGGTGACTCCGACGAGGGACGCGACTTCGGCGCACGGTATGCCGACGCGCTGTTCACGCTGCACGGTTCACTCGAGGACGGCCGACGCTACTACTCCGACGTCAAGGGCCGGGCCCGCAAGTTCGGCCGGGATCCCAACTCGCTCAAGGTTTTTCCGGCTGCTACCTTCGTGCTCGGCGACACCGCCGGCGAAGCCGAGGACAAGGCCCGGCACATCCGTGGTCAGCAGGTCAGCGGGGCGACGGCGATCGTGATGCTGGAACAGCTCTGGGGACGCGAGCTCTCCGGCTTCGACCCGGACGGGCCGCTACCCGAGTTCGATCCGGTCGTCGACAGCGACATCACCCAGGGGCGGGTGCGCCACGGTGACCCCGTTGCGGTGGCGCGACGCTGGCGGGCGCGGGCCGAAGCGGAGAACCTGTCCATCCGCGACCTAGTGACCGCGGCCACCAGTCGGGAACAATTCGTCGGCACGCCAACACAGATCGCCGATGAGATCGACTGCTACGTGCAGGCCGACGCGTGCGACGGGTTCATCCTGGTTCCGCACCTGACGCCGCATGGCCTCGACGAGTTCGTCGACCGCGTGGTCCCCCTGCTACAGGAGCGCGGCGCATTCCGGACCGGGTACCCGGGTGGGACGCTGCGAGAGAATCTGGGATTGAGCGACCCGCGCAGCGGTTAG
- a CDS encoding acetate kinase, with the protein MGDRLVLVINSGSSSLKFALVDPDSGASRAADTVEQIGEPTSPVADHDDALRRAFEMLHDDGIDLHDCGLVVVGHRVVHGGNRFHRPTLLNDEVISELDELSPLAPLHNPPAVQGIEVARKLLPGVPHVAVFDTAFFHHLPAAAATYAIDRDLADRWQIRRYGFHGTSHEYVSQQAAVFLGRPTDELNQIVLHLGNGASASAIAGGRPVETSMGLTPLEGLVMGTRSGDIDAGVFSYLWRTAKMDVEEIESMLNKRSGVLGLAGERDFRRLRTMIESGDAAATLAYDVFIHRLRKYLGAYLAVLGHTDVVSFTAGIGEHDAAVRRDALAGLGELGVVLDEDRNSAAASGARRISADDSPITVLVVPTNEELAIARDCVSLL; encoded by the coding sequence ATGGGTGACCGGCTGGTCCTGGTGATCAACTCCGGGTCCTCGTCGCTGAAATTCGCGCTCGTCGACCCTGACTCCGGTGCCTCGCGCGCTGCCGACACCGTCGAACAGATCGGGGAGCCGACATCGCCGGTCGCCGACCACGACGATGCGCTGCGTCGCGCGTTCGAGATGCTGCACGACGACGGCATCGACCTGCACGACTGCGGGCTGGTTGTGGTCGGGCACCGGGTGGTGCACGGCGGCAACCGTTTTCATCGTCCGACGCTACTGAACGACGAGGTGATCAGCGAACTCGACGAGCTCTCGCCGCTGGCCCCGCTGCACAATCCACCCGCCGTCCAGGGCATCGAAGTGGCGCGCAAACTGCTGCCGGGTGTGCCCCATGTCGCGGTGTTCGACACGGCTTTCTTCCACCATCTGCCGGCGGCTGCCGCGACCTACGCCATCGACCGTGACCTCGCGGACAGATGGCAGATCCGCCGATACGGATTCCACGGCACTTCACACGAATACGTCAGCCAGCAGGCGGCGGTTTTTCTGGGCAGGCCTACCGACGAGCTGAACCAGATCGTGCTGCACCTGGGCAACGGCGCGTCCGCATCGGCCATCGCGGGCGGGCGCCCGGTCGAGACCTCGATGGGGCTGACGCCGTTGGAGGGCCTGGTGATGGGCACCCGCAGCGGTGACATCGACGCGGGGGTTTTCAGCTATCTATGGCGGACCGCGAAAATGGACGTCGAAGAGATCGAATCAATGCTCAACAAGCGGTCCGGGGTGCTCGGGCTGGCCGGTGAGCGGGATTTCCGCCGGCTGCGCACCATGATCGAATCCGGTGATGCCGCGGCGACATTGGCCTACGATGTGTTCATCCACCGGCTGCGCAAGTACCTCGGCGCCTACCTGGCCGTGCTCGGACATACCGACGTGGTCAGCTTCACCGCCGGGATCGGCGAGCACGACGCGGCGGTGCGCCGGGATGCGTTGGCGGGGTTGGGGGAGTTGGGCGTCGTCCTCGACGAGGACCGCAATTCGGCCGCGGCTTCCGGCGCGCGCCGAATCTCCGCCGACGATTCGCCCATAACGGTCCTGGTGGTGCCGACGAACGAGGAACTGGCCATCGCCCGCGACTGCGTCAGCCTGCTATAG
- the fgd gene encoding glucose-6-phosphate dehydrogenase (coenzyme-F420) codes for MAELKLGYKASAEQFAPRELVELAVLAEGHGMDSATVSDHFQPWRHKGGHAPFSLAWMTAVGERTERLQLGTSVLTPTFRYNPAVIAQAFATMSCLYPGRVFLGVGTGEALNEIATGYEGAWPEFKERFARLRESVRLMRELWRGDRVDFDGEYYRTKGASIYDVPKGGVPVYIAAGGPAVAKYAGRAGDGFICTSGKGEELYTEKLIPAVKEGAAAADRNDDDIDKMIEIKISYDTDPDLALENTRFWAPLSLSAEQKHSIDDPIEMEKAADALPIEQIAKRWIVASDPDEAVEKVGQYVTWGLNHLVFHSPGHDQRRFLELFEKDLAPRLRRLG; via the coding sequence GTGGCTGAACTGAAACTTGGGTACAAGGCGTCCGCCGAACAATTCGCACCGCGTGAGCTCGTTGAACTGGCCGTCCTGGCCGAAGGACACGGCATGGACAGCGCCACCGTCAGCGATCACTTCCAGCCCTGGCGGCATAAGGGCGGGCACGCCCCGTTCTCGCTGGCCTGGATGACGGCGGTGGGTGAACGCACCGAACGGCTGCAGTTGGGCACGTCGGTGCTCACCCCGACCTTCCGGTACAACCCCGCCGTCATCGCCCAGGCTTTCGCCACCATGTCCTGCTTGTACCCGGGCCGGGTGTTCCTGGGTGTCGGCACCGGCGAGGCACTGAACGAGATCGCCACCGGATACGAGGGCGCCTGGCCCGAATTCAAGGAACGGTTCGCCCGGCTGCGCGAGTCGGTGCGGCTGATGCGCGAGCTGTGGCGCGGTGACCGCGTCGACTTCGACGGCGAGTACTACCGCACCAAGGGCGCCTCGATCTACGACGTGCCCAAAGGCGGTGTACCCGTCTACATCGCCGCCGGCGGGCCGGCGGTCGCGAAGTACGCCGGTCGCGCCGGCGACGGCTTCATCTGCACTTCCGGCAAGGGGGAGGAGCTCTACACCGAGAAGCTCATCCCGGCCGTGAAGGAAGGCGCCGCGGCGGCCGACCGCAACGACGACGACATCGACAAGATGATCGAGATCAAGATCTCCTACGACACCGACCCGGACCTGGCGCTGGAGAACACCCGGTTCTGGGCGCCGTTGTCGCTGAGCGCCGAGCAGAAGCACAGCATCGACGACCCGATCGAGATGGAGAAGGCCGCCGACGCGCTGCCCATCGAGCAGATCGCCAAGCGCTGGATCGTCGCGTCGGACCCGGACGAAGCCGTGGAGAAGGTCGGCCAATACGTGACGTGGGGCCTCAACCACCTGGTGTTCCATTCGCCCGGACACGACCAACGCCGGTTCCTGGAGTTGTTCGAGAAAGATCTGGCGCCGCGACTCCGTAGACTTGGCTGA
- a CDS encoding LLM class flavin-dependent oxidoreductase — protein sequence MIPLSILDLAPISAGSDAATALRNTIDLAQHAERWGYRRYWIAEHHFVGVASSSPAVLIGQIAAATNTIRVGAAAVQLGYTTAVAVVENFGMLDAFYPGRIDLGVGRSGQRRSEEGKPKKPRQARPPRVWHEVDGVVVPTPFDLRGMLDLERLAATMAILQQPEAISPDFAEQVKDILALLEGSYRAGEFDVHAVPGEGCGLRPWIFGSTRGQSARVAGALGLPFVASYHITPATALEAIEAYRDTFVPSAALAEPHVVVSADIVVADDSATAERLAAGYGHWVYSIRTGVGAMPYPAPADCGPLTDEQHELVKDRLATRFVGNSQEVADRLRALSRVTGADELVVTSVTHRHCDRLRSHELIAQEWGLTR from the coding sequence ATGATTCCGTTGTCGATCCTGGACCTGGCGCCGATCAGCGCCGGCAGTGACGCGGCGACCGCGCTGCGCAACACCATCGACCTGGCGCAGCACGCCGAGCGGTGGGGCTACCGCCGATACTGGATCGCCGAACATCACTTCGTGGGTGTCGCCAGTTCCTCACCCGCCGTCCTGATCGGTCAGATCGCCGCGGCTACCAACACAATTCGGGTGGGCGCGGCGGCCGTGCAACTCGGCTACACCACCGCCGTCGCGGTCGTCGAGAACTTCGGCATGCTCGACGCCTTCTACCCCGGCCGCATCGACCTCGGTGTCGGCCGGTCTGGGCAGCGTCGCTCGGAGGAGGGCAAGCCGAAGAAGCCCCGCCAGGCCCGTCCGCCGCGGGTGTGGCACGAGGTCGACGGTGTGGTGGTTCCCACGCCATTCGACCTGCGCGGCATGCTCGACCTCGAACGGCTGGCGGCCACCATGGCGATCCTGCAACAGCCCGAAGCGATTTCGCCCGATTTCGCCGAGCAGGTCAAGGACATCCTCGCTCTCCTGGAGGGCAGTTACCGTGCGGGGGAGTTCGACGTGCATGCGGTTCCTGGCGAGGGATGCGGACTGCGGCCGTGGATCTTCGGCAGCACGCGGGGCCAAAGTGCCCGGGTTGCCGGGGCGTTGGGGCTTCCGTTCGTTGCCAGTTACCACATCACGCCGGCCACCGCGCTCGAGGCCATCGAGGCATACCGCGACACGTTCGTGCCGTCGGCGGCCCTGGCCGAGCCGCATGTGGTGGTGTCCGCCGATATCGTGGTCGCCGACGACAGCGCGACCGCTGAGCGCTTGGCGGCCGGGTACGGCCACTGGGTGTACTCCATCCGAACCGGCGTCGGCGCCATGCCCTATCCGGCCCCGGCTGACTGCGGTCCGCTCACCGATGAGCAACATGAATTGGTAAAGGACCGCCTGGCAACACGATTCGTCGGCAACTCGCAGGAGGTGGCCGATCGGCTGCGGGCGCTGTCGCGGGTCACCGGAGCCGACGAACTGGTCGTCACCTCCGTCACCCACCGCCACTGCGACCGGTTGCGCTCGCACGAGCTGATCGCGCAAGAGTGGGGACTGACCCGTTGA
- a CDS encoding LLM class flavin-dependent oxidoreductase, giving the protein MTLHLGVALDGYGWHTQAWALTSETRSVLSGGYWADLAVTAERGMLDFLTIDDSLMPQPGRRERIDPRRLAGRGDAVLVAARVAPATRHIGLIPVATVTHTEPFHISKAIATLDYVSHGRAGWQPRVSVTTHEAALFGRRTVRPEELFPEARDHVEVVRRLWDSWEDGAVIRDVATGRYVDRDKLHYIDFTGPFFAVKGPSITPRPPQGQPVIAALAHAASVYEFAADSADIVFVTPADTSVQGLVDEVRGVGEHLKVFADIVVSFHGETDFRSDTLVWGGRAAELVDMLLAWQRVGIDGVRLRPAVHGSDLPVIVDEVVPLLQRAGQFRSAYRDGETLRQRLKLPPALNRYQAVQR; this is encoded by the coding sequence ATGACGCTTCATCTCGGCGTCGCGCTGGACGGGTACGGCTGGCATACGCAGGCCTGGGCGCTGACGAGCGAAACCCGCTCGGTGCTCAGCGGAGGGTACTGGGCCGATCTCGCGGTGACCGCCGAACGCGGCATGCTCGACTTCCTGACCATCGACGACTCGCTGATGCCACAGCCGGGACGCCGCGAGCGCATCGATCCCCGACGGCTGGCCGGTCGTGGTGACGCCGTGTTGGTTGCCGCCCGCGTCGCGCCGGCCACCCGGCACATCGGGCTGATCCCGGTCGCCACCGTCACCCACACCGAGCCCTTCCACATCTCCAAAGCCATTGCCACTCTTGACTATGTGTCACACGGCCGGGCCGGCTGGCAGCCACGGGTCAGCGTCACCACGCACGAGGCGGCGCTGTTCGGCAGGCGTACCGTGCGGCCCGAAGAGCTGTTTCCCGAAGCCCGGGACCATGTCGAGGTGGTGCGCCGGTTGTGGGACAGCTGGGAAGACGGCGCGGTGATCCGCGACGTCGCCACCGGCCGTTACGTCGACCGGGACAAGCTGCACTACATCGACTTCACTGGCCCCTTCTTCGCCGTGAAAGGGCCGTCGATCACGCCCCGTCCCCCGCAGGGCCAGCCGGTGATCGCCGCTCTGGCCCACGCCGCGTCGGTCTACGAGTTCGCCGCCGACAGCGCCGACATCGTGTTCGTCACGCCTGCCGACACGTCGGTACAGGGTCTCGTGGACGAGGTACGCGGGGTCGGTGAGCATCTGAAAGTTTTCGCCGACATCGTGGTTTCGTTCCACGGCGAGACGGACTTCCGGTCCGACACGCTGGTCTGGGGCGGCAGGGCAGCCGAACTGGTGGACATGCTGCTGGCCTGGCAGCGCGTGGGTATCGACGGTGTGCGGCTGCGTCCCGCAGTGCACGGCAGCGACCTCCCGGTGATCGTCGACGAGGTGGTGCCGCTACTGCAGCGCGCGGGCCAGTTCCGCTCTGCCTACCGCGATGGCGAGACGCTGCGCCAACGGCTCAAGCTTCCCCCGGCGCTCAACCGATACCAGGCGGTGCAACGATGA
- a CDS encoding GNAT family N-acetyltransferase: MTGELRFVPAALTDPLAEPLLVALADEYAQRYGADPQRIAEWLIDGPEGEFSAPQGGMLLGLLNGEPVTGGAFCRFDAETAELKRIWTHREHRRRGYARALLAALESEIATRGYTRVYLITGDRQHEAEELYEATGYTRLSEPLPSQGPVFPIAFLKALT; encoded by the coding sequence GTGACGGGCGAGCTGCGCTTTGTGCCGGCCGCCTTGACTGACCCGCTGGCCGAGCCGCTGCTGGTTGCGCTGGCCGACGAGTACGCGCAACGCTACGGCGCGGATCCACAACGGATCGCCGAGTGGCTCATCGACGGTCCCGAGGGCGAGTTCTCGGCTCCCCAGGGCGGGATGCTGCTCGGCCTGCTGAACGGCGAACCGGTGACCGGCGGAGCCTTCTGCCGGTTCGATGCCGAAACCGCCGAACTCAAGCGGATCTGGACGCACCGCGAGCACCGTCGCCGCGGCTACGCCAGAGCTCTGCTGGCGGCGCTGGAATCGGAGATCGCCACCCGTGGTTACACCAGGGTGTATCTCATCACCGGCGACCGGCAGCATGAGGCCGAGGAGCTCTACGAAGCCACGGGGTACACCCGGTTGTCCGAACCGCTGCCGTCGCAGGGCCCGGTGTTTCCGATCGCTTTTCTGAAGGCACTCACATGA
- a CDS encoding SAM-dependent methyltransferase: MARTDGDTWDPATSVGMTATFGAVARAVGTNKGLINDPFADPLVRAAGVDYFVRVIEDEQYAADGGGDPVMYGMLNILAVHGRFLDEYLTTAARDGIRQAVNLGCGLDTRAYRLWWPPGTTVYECDQPGVMDFKSQVLRELGGKLTAHRCAVAVDLRDDWLSALCRVGFDPAQPTVWIAENLLVGYLPPDAQDRLLHQLSASSAAGSRFAADHMPWTDVQLQEGRAFIEGWRQEGLDIDLGKLTYSAEFGSLPENLEAHGWQIADQTLIELLSNVGLAGRRRVSPHDLAITPRYVTARLAQR, encoded by the coding sequence ATGGCACGTACCGACGGAGACACCTGGGACCCGGCCACCAGCGTCGGCATGACCGCTACGTTCGGTGCGGTCGCCAGGGCGGTGGGAACCAACAAGGGTCTGATCAACGATCCGTTCGCCGACCCGTTGGTGCGCGCCGCCGGCGTGGATTACTTCGTCCGGGTGATTGAGGACGAGCAGTACGCGGCCGACGGCGGCGGCGACCCGGTCATGTACGGAATGCTCAACATCCTCGCCGTGCACGGCCGGTTCTTGGACGAGTATCTGACCACGGCCGCACGAGACGGTATCCGTCAGGCGGTCAACCTGGGCTGCGGTTTGGACACGCGGGCGTACCGGTTGTGGTGGCCGCCCGGCACGACGGTGTACGAGTGCGACCAGCCGGGAGTAATGGATTTCAAGTCGCAGGTGCTTCGGGAGCTGGGCGGGAAGCTGACCGCGCATCGGTGTGCGGTGGCCGTCGACCTGCGCGACGATTGGCTGTCGGCGCTGTGCCGGGTCGGATTCGACCCCGCCCAGCCGACGGTCTGGATCGCCGAAAACCTGTTGGTGGGTTACCTGCCGCCGGACGCCCAGGATCGGTTGCTGCATCAGCTGAGTGCGTCCAGCGCGGCCGGCAGCCGGTTTGCCGCCGACCACATGCCGTGGACCGATGTGCAGCTGCAAGAGGGGCGGGCCTTCATCGAAGGCTGGCGGCAGGAGGGCCTGGACATCGACCTGGGCAAGTTGACCTACTCCGCCGAATTCGGTTCTCTACCGGAGAATCTCGAGGCGCACGGCTGGCAGATCGCCGACCAGACGCTGATCGAGTTGCTGTCCAACGTCGGGTTGGCGGGGCGGCGACGGGTGAGCCCGCACGATCTGGCGATCACCCCCCGCTACGTCACCGCGAGGTTGGCGCAGCGGTGA